CTCGAAAATATTAAACAATGCATCAAAAACCCTTTATTCAAGCCATTTTCGGGCGTTAATTTTTAAATTCGATTTTAAGACCTTTTCAATGCATTCGATATATAATTTACCATCTGTATCTTTGAAAGTGGTTTTATTTTTGAAAATAAACGGTGATTCGTAAAACGAATTATTTTAAACAAAAATACTTTTAATATCAACTTACAAAAAACTTACGTCTTATTCTTTATTTGATATACTACTAATTTTTTTGATGGTATTATATCTGCTTCTTAGATAGAACAATTTTACAATCCAAAAGAAATATTAGAGAAACTTGTATCGTATACTTAAACCTGGAAGAAAAACAAGGTTCTTTTACGAAACTTTAAATAGGTATAGGAATTATACACAACTTAACAATATCAATACCAAAGGTAGAACTAATGAAATTGTTAAATGTTATAAAATCCTCAAAACCGCCGTACAATTGATAGTTTCTATAGAATTTGGTCCTTTAATTAGTACAATAAAAAATTGGTGTGCACGTCCGCACACCAATTTTTATAAGTTAAGGTATATTTATAATTTTAAAATTTCAACAATTACTTTTTCACTCTGTTAACCACCTATACATCAATCTAGCATATATTCTTACAAATTTTTTGAAAGAATCAAGGGACCAATTCTCATTTGGTTGATGCATACCTGTTTGTTCTCCTGGGAAAGTTGCACCAAATGCTACACCATATGGCACCGCACGTGCATACGTTCCTCCTCCAATTGCTATTGGTTCACTTTCGTCTTTTGTCACATTTCGATACACATCTAATAACAATTTGACAAGATCACTATCTTTCGGAATGTATAAAGGATTGCTATGCCTTTTTCTTTCAATCGTAAATCCTTTTAATGCTTCATTTAACTGTCTTGTAATCATATCTACATTAAAAAATATTGGATATCTAATGTTTATAAATGCCCTTAATAAATTATCTTGAAGTTTTAAAATTCCAAGATTGCATGTTAATTTTCCACTTACTTTATCTTCACCATAGATATCCAATCCTCTTCCATTTATATCTTTACCAAGTTTTTCATATAAGGTTTCAATGATCTGATTAACAGGGCCAAAGTCAATTCTCGTAAGTAACTCTAACATACATGCTGCTGCATTTATCCCAAGCTCTGGCGTAGAACCATGGGCAGATTTACCAATAGATTTGATTTCGATTTTGTTTTCGTTTATTTTGTATTCAAATCCACATTTACTTTTATGATTTTGCAATACATATTCTATTTCCTTTACCTTTTCAGTTTCAATTACAACTCTACAAATTTCTGGAACTACATTAACAGCGGTTCCAGCATCTAATTCTAATAACTTTGTATGATAATTTGTATCTAAAGAAATTGACAGTTCATATGTCACATTTCCTTTCTCAGCAAATATAAGTGGGAAGGAACCATCTGGAGTAACAGCAGCATCAGGATATGGTTGTTTTTGAAAATAATATTTCAAACATTTTGAGCCATTTTCTTCATTAGTCCCAAAAATTATTCTTATTGTGTTTTTAGGATTTTCAACAATTTCAGATACAATCTTTAAAGCATATAAAGCACCTATACTTGGACCCTTATCATCTGAAACTCCTCTTCCAAACATTTTCCCTTCTTTTATTGTCAATTCATACGGATCAGATTCCCATTTATCTAAGTCACCTTCTGGAACAACATCCAAATGTCCTAATACCCCATATAATTTTCCTGAATTTCCATATGTCACATGACCAGCATAATTATCTACATTCAGAGTTTCAAAACCAAGTTCTTTACAAATTTTGAGTGTTTCAGAAAGCGCTCTAGCTGGGCCTTCCCCAAATGGCATATTATCTTTTTCAGTACCCATAACTGATTTTATCTTTATTACTCTTTTTAGTGAATCAAGCATTTCGTCAAAATACTCGTCAACAAGTTTATCAATTTTCTTTTCAATTTCAATATTCATTTTAAACGCCTCCTTAATAAATAATAATAATAATTTAAACAGCTAAGATACCTCTTTAGCCGCTTTATTTCATCAAACAATATCTTTCAAAATCTTTATGAACAACAGAAATAAAACAATAATAATAACTGGTTTAATAATCCGCTCTCCCTTTTTCATTGCTATACCTGAGCCAAACCAATTACCCAAAATCCCAAAAAATGCTGCTGGTAAACCTATTGAATAAATCACTTTGTGTTCTAAAATAAACGCAAACAAAGCACTAACATTAGATGCAAGATTGACAATTTTGGCGGTTCCCGAAGCTTTAACCGGTTCAAAAAACAAAAAATTAATATATAAGATAATAAGAAAAGTACCAGTTCCCGGTCCAAAAAATCCATCATACATACCAACTAAAAAACCTATCAAACTTGAAATTAATATTCTTTTAATTTTTGAAAGACTCGCTCCTTGCTTAAGTTTCTTAGCTCTATCATTAGTTCGAAAAAGCAACAAAAAAGCAGCCATTACTATCAAAATGGAAATAACAACCTTTAACTTATTTTCTGAAACTAACAAAGCCAAATTGGCACCAATGAACGAACCAGCAAAAGAAAAAATAACAGAAAAGAGTGCAACTTCGAAAACTATAAATTTACCTTTCGCATACCTCAATGTACTTAAAGTTGTCCCAATGCTCGAAGATAACTTATTTGTTGCAAGAGCATTGTGACTAGGTAATCCTAAAAATAAATAAGCTGGAAGTGATATTAGACCGCCACCTCCAGCAATTGAATCAACGAAACCTGCTAAAAAGATCAATGAAAACAACGTTATCAACTCGTTAACCGTAAATTCCAAATGAATCCCACCCAACCAAAATTTTTCAAAGGAGTATCAAAGCAAGTGATTGTTTTTACTTATCGTTAGTAGAAGACTTCACAATAATTTCTCTGCCTTTCCATGAAACTTTTTTTAAAAAAACAGTTTTATATATCGACCATAACAA
Above is a window of Thermosipho atlanticus DSM 15807 DNA encoding:
- the pepV gene encoding dipeptidase PepV; protein product: MNIEIEKKIDKLVDEYFDEMLDSLKRVIKIKSVMGTEKDNMPFGEGPARALSETLKICKELGFETLNVDNYAGHVTYGNSGKLYGVLGHLDVVPEGDLDKWESDPYELTIKEGKMFGRGVSDDKGPSIGALYALKIVSEIVENPKNTIRIIFGTNEENGSKCLKYYFQKQPYPDAAVTPDGSFPLIFAEKGNVTYELSISLDTNYHTKLLELDAGTAVNVVPEICRVVIETEKVKEIEYVLQNHKSKCGFEYKINENKIEIKSIGKSAHGSTPELGINAAACMLELLTRIDFGPVNQIIETLYEKLGKDINGRGLDIYGEDKVSGKLTCNLGILKLQDNLLRAFINIRYPIFFNVDMITRQLNEALKGFTIERKRHSNPLYIPKDSDLVKLLLDVYRNVTKDESEPIAIGGGTYARAVPYGVAFGATFPGEQTGMHQPNENWSLDSFKKFVRIYARLMYRWLTE
- a CDS encoding sulfite exporter TauE/SafE family protein; translation: MEFTVNELITLFSLIFLAGFVDSIAGGGGLISLPAYLFLGLPSHNALATNKLSSSIGTTLSTLRYAKGKFIVFEVALFSVIFSFAGSFIGANLALLVSENKLKVVISILIVMAAFLLLFRTNDRAKKLKQGASLSKIKRILISSLIGFLVGMYDGFFGPGTGTFLIILYINFLFFEPVKASGTAKIVNLASNVSALFAFILEHKVIYSIGLPAAFFGILGNWFGSGIAMKKGERIIKPVIIIVLFLLFIKILKDIV